From Betta splendens chromosome 3, fBetSpl5.4, whole genome shotgun sequence, the proteins below share one genomic window:
- the LOC114852826 gene encoding uncharacterized protein LOC114852826, translating into MASLTLQLLSLMLMVSAATAWYYRYYGGSVTFTPTGRQPDGTFEVEFRDKQASPSCYQNSYTCYYGDCGWQTQSSSSFIAYNYNYDYWCQNELKTVRKLSSNRPFAIRYPTYYDYWNGFGYWMYNIRSNDAPMEMTAHVDLGTRSDTGQPNNPPVSSTLPVIRIPRNCPRSINLTVFDPDGDRFRCRVPTDRSTYECGLCGLPPEFTVDQNACSVTYQPDYNYYYYYGYVPIELVLEDFPHRHISLSYSDGSYTLKEPLSLHRHKRQATIREAPTTTTEAPTTTTEATTTTTTEAITTTTTEVPTTTTEVPITTTTEATTTTTKATTTTTEIPTTTTTEVPTTTTEVPTTTTEATTTTTTQTPFTTTTTPPFTTVVLATGSYQPSIPALSKVPLQFMVYIDADVPSCLEGDYIPIFSSPTPYNGATLPAYVNRTLTIKVRSSAQYSIINDLITTGPSGISKQRISTEEFHLTWTPTDQDLNHNIPICFVSQAYYNYYYWYWYYYYQAVYSELRCVVANVAHHEAKVTCSETAIKVEVEKDNLIRRNENKLHLFGFTDPSCNLAALSNSTHLVAEISLNACGTLIEEDDTNIIFRNAIAAADPRAVISRNNNVEVGFQCVYPKRSNLTLEFRHKNPYAFTDQGFGTFSFQFEFFESQRFLRLINGSRYPVEVDVEQMMFMQIEAATSIPNVQLFVESCRATPYDNPNSRISYTIIENGCVRDKTVTTYSGSNLQFRFGMEAFEFIGAQPEVYITCSVILCERGVPGTRCSQGCIQPHHRGKRESAAQSSRHMISQGPLRLARAADSPASGLTLNLSTNIVFIVGVLLVCGVVVYRAKRSRSQYQRLPTFESD; encoded by the exons ATGGCGTCgctcacgctgcagctgctcagcctgATGCTCATGGTTTCAGCTGCGACTGCTTGGTACTACAGGTACTATGGAGGCTCGGTGACCTTCACTCCTACAGGACGACAACCGGACGGGACCTTTGAG GTGGAGTTTCGTGACAAACAAGCTTCCCCCTCCTGCTACCAGAACAGCTACACTTGTTACTATGGCGACTGTGGATGGCAGACCCAGAGTTCCAGCTCATTCATCGCCTACAACTACAACTACGATTACTGGTGCCAAAACGAGCTAAAGACGGTGAGAAAGCTCAGCAGCAACCGCCCCTTTGCCATCAG GTATCCCACTTACTATGATTACTGGAATGGCTTTGGATACTGGATGTATAACATCAGAAGCAATGACGCTCCTATGGAGATGACGGCACATGTGGACCTGGGAACCCGCTCTGATACTGGACAACCTAACAACCCTCCCGTTTCTTCCACGCTTCCTGTCATCAG AATTCCAAGGAACTGCCCTCGATCCATAAACCTGACAGTGTTTGACCCTGATGGCGACCGGTTCCGATGCAGAGTACCGACAGATCGTAGCACATATGAGTGTGGGCTGTGTGGTCTGCCCCCTGAGTTCACTGTAGACCAG AATGCCTGCTCTGTAACATATCAGCCTGACTacaattattactattactacggCTACGTTCCCattgagctggtgctggaggatTTTCCACACCGTCACATTTCACTGTCTTATTCTGATGGATCCTACACATTAAAGGAACCGTTATCACTGCATAGGCACAAACGTCAAGCTACAATCAGAGAAgctccaacaacaaccacagaagctccaacaacaaccacagaagctacaacaacaacaaccacagaagctataacaacaacaaccacagaagttccaacaacaaccacagaagtTCCaataacaacaaccacagaagctacaacaacaaccacaaaagctacaacaacaaccacagagattccaacaacaacaaccacagaagttccaacaacaaccacagaagttccaacaacaaccacagaagctacaacaacaaccaccacccAAACGCCATTTACCACAACCACCACACCACCTTTCACCACAGTCGTACTTGCTACAGGCAGTTACCAACCATCAATTCCTGCTTTAAGCAAAGTCCCTCTGCAGTTTATGGTTTATA TTGACGCAGACGTCCCTTCCTGCCTTGAAGGTGATTACATCCCCATCTTCTCGTCTCCAACTCCGTATAATGGAGCGACTCTTCCTGCATATGTCAACCGCACCCTGACCATCAAAGTCAGATCCTCAGCACAGTACAGCAT AATTAATGACCTGATCACCACTGGACCCAGCGgcatttcaaagcagagaatcTCCACGGAGGAGTTTCACCTCACATGGACTCCAACAGATCAAGACCTCAATCACAATATTCCTATCTGCTTTGTGTCTCAAGCTTACTACAACTA ctACTACTGGTACTGGTACTACTACTACCAAGCTGTTTACTCTGAGCTGCGCTGTGTGGTTGCCAACGTTGCACATCATG AGGCCAAAGTGACATGCAGTGAAACAGCCataaaggtggaggtggagaaagacaaCCTCATCAGACGCAACGAGAACAAGCTGCACCTGTTCGGCTTCACAGATCCTTCTTGTAACCTGGCAGCTCTCTCCAACTCCACCCACCTGGTGGCTGAAATCTCTCTGAACGCTTGTGGAACCCTCATAGAG GAGGATGACACAAACATCATCTTCAGGAACGCAATCGCAGCTGCCGACCCACGTGCAGTGATTTCCAGGAACAATAATGTAGAGGTGGGCTTTCAGTGCGTTTATCCCAAGAGGAGCAACCTGACCCTGGAGTTCAGGCACAAGAACCCCTACGCCTTCACAGACCAAGGCTTCGGCACCTTCAGCTTCCAGTTTGAGTTCTTCGAGAGCCAGAGGTTCCTCAGACTAATAAACGGCAGCAGATACCCAGTGGAGGTGGACGTTGAGCAGATGATGTTCATGCAGATCGAGGCGGCGACCTCCATCCCCAACGTACAGCTGTTTGTGGAGTCCTGCAGGGCGACTCCCTACGACAACCCTAACTCTCGCATCAGCTACACCATCATTGAAAACGG GTGTGTGAGGGACAAAACAGTGACAACGTATTCTGGCTCCAACCTGCAGTTCAGGTTTGGAATGGAGGCATTTGAATTCATTGGAGCTCAGCCAGAG GTCTACATCACCTGCTCAGTCATCCTGTGTGAGAGGGGGGTCCCTGGAACCAGGTGCTCTCAGGGATGCATCCAACCCCACCATCGTGGCAAAAGGGAGTCTGCAGCCCAGAGTAGCAGACACATGATTTCCCAGGGTCCTCTGCGTCTGGCTAGAGCTGCTGACAGTCCAG catCTGGCCTGACTTTGAATCTGAGCACAAACATTGTCTTCATTGTTGGTGTCCTCCTGGTGTGTGGAGTGGTGGTCTACAGGGCTAAGAGGTCCAGATCTCAATATCAGCGCCTGCCAACATTTGAGTCTGACTAA
- the LOC114852601 gene encoding uncharacterized protein LOC114852601, with product MASLTLQLLSLMLMVSAATAWYYRYLGGSVTFTPTGRQPDGTFEVEFRDRQASPSCYQNSYTCYYGDCGWQTQGSSSFIASSWNYDYWCQIELKTVRKLRSNRPFAIRYPTYYDYWNGFGYWMYNIRSNDAPMEMMAHVDLGTRSDTGQPNNPPVSSTLPFIRIPRNCPRSINLTVFDPDGDRFRCRVPTDPSTYECGLCGLPPEFTVDQNACSVTYQPDYSYYNYYYYYFPIELVLEDFPHSHISLAYSDGSYTIKEPLSLHRHKRQATTAEAPTTTTEATTTRTTEATTTTTTEATTTTTEAATATTTTTTPFTTNSEPPFTTTTTTPFTTTTTTPFTRAEPATGSYQPSIPALSKVPLQFVVYIDADVPSCLEGDYIPIFSSPTPYNGATLPAYVNRTLTIKVRSSAQYSIINDLLITGPSGISKQRISTEEFHLTWTPTDQDLNHNIPICFVSQAYYYYYYWYWYYYFQVIYSELRCVVANVAHHEAKVTCSETAIKVEVEKDNLIRRNENKLHLFGFTDPSCNLAALSNSTHLVAEISLNACGTLIEEDDTNIIFRNAIAAADPRAVISRNNNVEVGFQCVYPKRSNLTLEFRHKNPYAFTDQGFGTFSFQFEFFESQRFLRLINGSRYPVEVDVEQMMFMQIEAATSIPNVQLFVESCRATPYDNPNSRISYTIIENGCVRDKTVTTYSGSNLQFRFGMEAFEFIGAQPEVYITCSVILCERGVPGTRCSQGCIQPHHRGKRESAAQSSRHMISQGPLRLARAADSPASGLTLNLSTNIVFIVGVLLVCGVVVYRAKRSRSQYQRLPTFESD from the exons ATGGCGTCActcacgctgcagctgctcagcctgATGCTCATGGTCTCAGCTGCGACTGCTTGGTACTACAGGTACCTTGGAGGCTCGGTGACCTTCACTCCAACAGGACGACAGCCGGACGGGACCTTTGAG GTAGAGTTTCGTGACAGACAAGCTTCCCCCTCCTGCTACCAGAACAGCTACACTTGTTACTATGGTGACTGTGGGTGGCAGACCCAGGGTTCCAGCTCATTTATCGCCTCAAGTTGGAACTATGATTACTGGTGCCAGATTGAGCTAAAGACGGTGAGAAAGCTCCGCAGCAACCGCCCCTTTGCCATCAG GTATCCCACTTACTATGATTACTGGAATGGCTTTGGATACTGGATGTATAACATCAGAAGCAATGACGCTCCTATGGAGATGATGGCACATGTGGACCTGGGAACCCGCTCTGATACTGGACAACCTAACAACCCTCCCGTTTCTTCCACGCTTCCTTTTATCAG AATTCCAAGGAACTGCCCTCGATCCATAAACCTGACAGTGTTTGACCCTGATGGCGACCGGTTCCGATGCAGAGTACCGACAGATCCTAGCACATATGAGTGTGGGCTGTGTGGTCTGCCCCCTGAGTTCACTGTAGACCAG AATGCCTGCTCTGTAACATATCAGCCTGACTACAGTTACTAcaattactactactactactttccCATcgagctggtgctggaggacTTTCCCCATAGTCACATTTCACTAGCTTATTCTGATGGATCCTACACAATAAAGGAACCGTTATCACTGCATAGGCACAAACGTCAAGCTACAACTGCAGAAgctccaacaacaaccacagaagctacaacaacaagaaccacagaagctacaacaacaacaaccacagaagctacaacaacaaccacagaagctgcaacagcaacaaccaccaccactacACCCTTCACCACAAACTCTGAACCACCCTTCACCACAACGACGACAACACCCTTCACCACAACCACGACAACACCGTTCACCAGAGCCGAACCTGCTACAGGCAGTTACCAACCATCAATTCCTGCTTTAAGCAAAGTCCCTCTGCAGTTTGTGGTTTATA TTGACGCAGACGTCCCTTCCTGCCTTGAAGGTGATTACATCCCCATCTTCTCGTCTCCAACTCCGTATAATGGAGCGACTCTTCCTGCATATGTCAACCGCACCCTGACCATCAAAGTCAGATCCTCAGCACAGTACAGCAT AATTAATGACCTGCTCATCACTGGACCCAGTGgcatttcaaagcagagaatcTCCACAGAGGAGTTTCACCTCACATGGACTCCAACAGATCAAGACCTCAATCACAATATTCCTATCTGCTTTGTGTCTCAAGCTTACTACTACTA CTACTACTGGTACTGGTACTACTACTTTCAAGTTATTTACTCTGAGCTGCGCTGTGTGGTTGCCAACGTTGCACATCATG AGGCAAAAGTGACGTGCAGTGAAACAGCCataaaggtggaggtggagaaagacaaCCTCATCAGACGCAACGAGAACAAGCTGCATCTGTTCGGCTTCACGGATCCTTCTTGTAACCTGGCAGCTCTCTCCAACTCCACCCACCTGGTCGCTGAAATCTCTCTGAACGCTTGTGGAACCCTCATAGAG GAGGATGACACAAACATCATCTTCAGGAACGCAATCGCAGCTGCCGACCCACGTGCAGTGATTTCCAGGAACAATAATGTGGAGGTGGGCTTTCAGTGCGTTTATCCCAAGAGAAGCAACCTGACCCTGGAGTTCAGGCACAAGAACCCCTACGCCTTCACAGACCAAGGCTTCGGCACCTTCAGCTTCCAGTTTGAGTTCTTCGAGAGCCAGAGGTTCCTCAGACTAATAAACGGCAGCAGATACCCAGTGGAGGTGGACGTTGAGCAGATGATGTTCATGCAGATCGAGGCGGCGACCTCCATCCCCAACGTACAGCTGTTTGTGGAGTCCTGCAGGGCGACTCCCTACGACAACCCCAACTCTCGCATCAGCTACACCATCATTGAAAACGG GTGTGTGAGGGACAAAACAGTGACAACGTATTCTGGCTCCAACCTGCAGTTCAGGTTTGGAATGGAGGCATTTGAATTCATTGGAGCTCAGCCAGAG GTCTACATCACCTGCTCAGTCATCCTGTGTGAGAGGGGGGTCCCTGGAACCAGGTGCTCTCAGGGATGCATCCAACCCCACCATCGTGGCAAAAGGGAGTCTGCAGCCCAGAGTAGCAGACACATGATTTCCCAGGGTCCTCTGCGTCTGGCTAGAGCTGCTGACAGTCCAG catCTGGCCTGACTTTGAATCTGAGCACAAACATTGTCTTCATTGTTGGTGTCCTCCTGGTGTGTGGAGTGGTGGTCTACAGGGCCAAGAGGTCCAGATCTCAATATCAGCGCCTACCAACATTTGAGTCCGACTAA
- the LOC114852586 gene encoding uncharacterized protein LOC114852586: protein MASLTLQLLSLMLMVSAATAWYYRYYGGSVTFTSTGRQPDGTFEVEFRDRQASPSCYQNSYTCYYGDCGWQTQSSSSFIASSWNWDYWCQNELRTVRKLSSNRPFAIRYPTYYDYWNGFGYWMYNIRSNDAPMEMMAHVDLGTRSDTGQPNNPPVSSTLPYIRIPRNCPRSINLTVFDPDGDRFRCRVPTDPSTYECGLCGLPPEFTVDQNACSVTYQPDYNYYYYYGFVPIELVLEDFPHSPISLAYSDGSYTLKEPLSLHRHKRQATTAEAPTTTTEAPTTTTEATTETIEIPTTITTDSWFTTNTEPPFNTTTTPLFNTAVPATGSYQLSIPALSKVPLQFMVYIDADVPSCLEGDYIPIFLSPTPYNGATLPAYVNRTLTIKVRSSAQYSIINDLLITGPSGISKQRISTEEFHLTWSPTDQDLNHNIPICFVSQANYNYYYWYWYYYYQPVYSELRCVIANIAHHEAKVTCSETAIKVEVEKDNLIRRNENKLHLFGFTDPSCNLAALSNSTHLVAEISLNACGTLIEEDDTNIIFRNGITAADPRAVIYRNNDVDVGFQCVYPIRNNLTLEFRHKNPYAFTDQGFGTFSFQFEFFESQRFFRLINGSRYPVEVDVGQMMFLQIEAATSIPNVELFVESCRATPYDNPNSRISYTIIENGCVRDKTVTTYSGSNLQFRFGMEAFEFIGAQLQVYITCSVILCERGVPGTRCSQGCIQPHHRGKRESAAQSSRHMISQGPLRLARAADSPASGLSMNLGLNLVFIVGVLLVCGVMVYRAKRSTSKYQLLPTSDSH, encoded by the exons ATGGCGTCGCTCACGCTACAGCTGCTCAGCCTGATGCTGATGGTCTCAGCTGCGACTGCTTGGTACTACAGGTACTATGGAGGCTCGGTGACCTTCACTTCTACTGGACGACAACCGGACGGGACCTTTGAG GTGGAGTTTCGTGACAGACAAGCTTCCCCCTCCTGCTACCAGAACAGCTACACTTGTTACTATGGCGACTGTGGATGGCAAACCCAGAGTTCCAGCTCATTCATCGCCTCCAGCTGGAACTGGGATTACTGGTGCCAGAACGAGCTAAGGACAGTGAGAAAGCTCAGCAGCAACCGACCCTTTGCCATCAG GTATCCCACTTACTATGATTACTGGAATGGCTTTGGATACTGGATGTATAACATCAGAAGCAATGACGCTCCTATGGAGATGATGGCACATGTGGACCTGGGAACCCGCTCTGATACTGGACAACCTAACAACCCTCCTGTCTCTTCCACGCTTCCTTACATCAG AATTCCAAGGAACTGCCCTCGATCCATAAACCTGACAGTGTTTGACCCTGATGGCGACCGGTTCCGATGCAGAGTACCGACAGATCCTAGCACATATGAGTGTGGGCTGTGTGGTCTGCCCCCTGAGTTCACTGTAGACCAG AATGCCTGCTCTGTAACATATCAGCCTGACTacaattattactattactacggCTTCGTTCCCattgagctggtgctggaggatTTTCCCCATAGTCCCATTTCATTGGCTTATTCTGATGGATCCTACACATTAAAAGAACCGTTATCACTGCATAGGCACAAACGTCAAGCTACAACTGCAGAAgctccaacaacaaccacagaagctccaacaacaaccacagaagctACAACAGAAACCATAGAAATaccaacaacaataaccacCGATTCATGGTTTACCACAAACACTGAACCACCATTCAACACAACTACCACACCACTTTTCAACACAGCCGTACCTGCTACAGGCAGTTACCAACTATCAATTCCTGCTTTAAGCAAAGTCCCTCTGCAGTTTATGGTTTATA TTGACGCAGACGTCCCTTCCTGCCTTGAAGGTGATTACATCCCCATCTTCTTGTCTCCAACTCCGTATAATGGAGCGACTCTTCCTGCATATGTCAACCGCACCCTGACCATCAAAGTCAGATCCTCAGCACAGTACAGCAT AATTAATGACCTGCTCATCACTGGACCCAGCGgcatttcaaagcagagaatcTCCACGGAGGAGTTTCACCTCACATGGAGTCCAACTGATCAAGACCTCAATCACAATATTCCTATCTGCTTTGTGTCTCAAGCTAACTACAACTA CTACTACTGGTACTGGTACTACTACTACCAACCTGTTTACTCTGAGCTGCGCTGTGTGATTGCCAACATTGCACATCATG AGGCCAAAGTGACGTGCAGTGAAACAGCCataaaggtggaggtggagaaggacaACCTCATCAGACGCAACGAGAACAAGCTGCATCTGTTCGGCTTCACAGATCCTTCTTGTAACCTGGCAGCTCTCTCCAACTCCACCCACCTGGTCGCTGAAATCTCTCTGAACGCTTGTGGAACCCTCATAGAG GAGGATGACACAAACATCATCTTCAGGAACGGAATAACAGCTGCTGACCCACGTGCAGTGATTTACAGGAATAATGATGTGGACGTGGGCTTTCAGTGTGTTTATCCCATAAGAAACAACCTGACCCTAGAGTTCAGGCACAAGAACCCCTACGCCTTCACAGACCAAGGCTTCGGCACCTTCAGCTTCCAGTTTGAGTTCTTCGAGAGCCAGAGGTTCTTCAGACTAATAAACGGCAGCAGATACCCAGTGGAGGTGGACGTTGGGCAGATGATGTTCTTGCAGATCGAGGCGGCGACCTCCATCCCCAACGTAGAGCTGTTTGTGGAGTCCTGCAGGGCGACTCCCTACGACAACCCCAACTCTCGCATCAGCTACACCATCATTGAAAACGG GTGTGTGAGGGACAAAACAGTGACGACGTATTCTGGCTCCAACCTGCAGTTCAGGTTTGGAATGGAGGCATTTGAATTCATTGGAGCTCAGCTACAG GTCTACATCACCTGCTCAGTCATCCTGTGTGAGAGGGGGGTCCCTGGAACCAGGTGCTCTCAGGGATGCATCCAACCCCACCATCGTGGCAAAAGGGAGTCTGCAGCCCAGAGTAGCAGACACATGATTTCCCAGGGTCCTCTGCGTCTGGCTAGAGCTGCTGACAGTCCAG CATCTGGCCTCAGCATGAATCTTGGCTTGAACCTAGTTTTCATTGTTGGTGTCCTCCTGGTCTGTGGAGTCATGGTCTACAGAGCAAAGAGGTCCACATCCAAATACCAACTCCTTCCAACATCCGACTCTCACTAA